In Salinigranum marinum, one DNA window encodes the following:
- a CDS encoding GH32 C-terminal domain-containing protein — protein MNLSGLRVATLALGERTPEQTAAYDSLEATGGAVGRVDLAAVAAGDVDLAAYDVCWWHRDRPLDWEDAPGVLDACAAPFDDYLERGGGLLLTLHALSAVADLGIDPVAPDATGHETAPARVGYLAKAVHRDHPAFETFDDLPVHTRAADADTAFARYERLVPADGVVLAAGLRGDDYLVDRKPLVEWHVGAGRVIGAGVGLSFAHARDFECAANQERFVGNLLVTLGGDRAPTFTDRPDTREGFDRLRRSLDDDHHRPRYHVCPPANWLNDPNGLVHHDGVYHLFYQYNPAGPAHGTIHWGHATSEDLVHWQDEPVALTPDPDGPDRDGCWSGCAVDDDGTMRLLYTGGRGRRQLPCLATAERDDLSTWHKHADNPIIEAAPNDLEILATDHWEAEFRDHCVWREGGTWYHLIGSGVADVGGTALLYRGARLDEWEYVGPLLTGDWEGAGPVWECPELLDFGAKQLLHVSNYADVQYFLGSADLTSPGFLVEEHGLLDHGDFYAPQTMTDADGRRLLWAWLPEARGVEAQWHAGWSGVMSLPRVVDLDDEGRLRQRPAAELAALRTEGVPASVDLAAGERRALPLSGNAYELDLTVSREADATFELVLFESPARTERTVVRWAGDEVVVDRSGSSHGHAAEEGDQRLPLGGTGKVAGGRASVADGGRAEHEATESADRDLSLRVFVDGSVLELFANGSRCLTSRVYPTRADADGVSLLARDGAVTVDGEAWELGGAF, from the coding sequence ATGAACCTGTCCGGGCTCCGCGTCGCGACCCTCGCGCTCGGGGAGCGAACGCCGGAGCAGACGGCAGCGTACGACTCCCTCGAGGCGACCGGCGGTGCCGTCGGCCGCGTCGACCTCGCGGCCGTCGCCGCCGGCGACGTCGACCTCGCCGCGTACGACGTCTGCTGGTGGCACCGCGACCGCCCCCTCGACTGGGAGGACGCCCCGGGTGTCCTCGACGCCTGTGCCGCCCCGTTCGACGACTATCTCGAGCGCGGCGGCGGCCTGCTCCTGACGCTCCACGCGCTGTCGGCCGTCGCCGATCTGGGGATCGACCCCGTCGCCCCCGACGCGACCGGCCACGAGACAGCGCCGGCTCGGGTCGGCTATCTCGCGAAGGCCGTCCACCGCGACCACCCCGCGTTCGAGACGTTCGACGACCTCCCTGTCCACACCCGCGCGGCGGACGCCGACACGGCGTTCGCCCGGTACGAGCGCCTCGTCCCCGCCGACGGCGTCGTCCTCGCAGCCGGCCTCCGCGGCGACGACTACCTCGTCGACCGGAAGCCGCTCGTCGAGTGGCACGTCGGCGCCGGTCGGGTGATCGGCGCGGGCGTCGGCCTCTCGTTCGCCCACGCCCGCGACTTCGAGTGCGCCGCGAACCAGGAGCGGTTCGTCGGCAACCTCCTCGTCACGCTCGGCGGGGACCGCGCGCCGACGTTCACCGACCGGCCCGACACGCGCGAGGGGTTCGACCGACTCCGCCGGTCGCTCGACGACGACCACCACCGACCACGCTACCACGTCTGCCCCCCCGCGAACTGGCTGAACGACCCGAACGGCCTCGTCCACCACGACGGGGTCTACCACCTGTTCTACCAGTACAACCCCGCGGGCCCCGCCCACGGAACGATCCACTGGGGCCACGCGACGAGCGAGGACCTCGTCCACTGGCAGGACGAACCGGTCGCGCTCACGCCCGATCCCGACGGGCCGGACCGCGACGGCTGCTGGTCCGGCTGTGCCGTCGACGACGACGGGACGATGCGGCTTCTGTACACGGGCGGCCGGGGTCGCCGACAGCTCCCGTGTCTCGCGACGGCCGAGCGCGACGACCTCTCTACCTGGCACAAACACGCTGACAACCCGATCATCGAGGCCGCGCCGAACGACCTGGAGATCCTCGCGACCGACCACTGGGAGGCGGAGTTCCGCGACCACTGCGTCTGGCGCGAGGGAGGGACGTGGTACCACCTCATCGGCTCGGGCGTGGCCGACGTCGGCGGCACCGCCCTGCTCTACCGGGGGGCGCGCCTCGACGAGTGGGAGTACGTCGGCCCGCTGCTGACGGGCGACTGGGAGGGTGCCGGCCCCGTCTGGGAGTGCCCCGAACTGCTCGACTTCGGCGCGAAACAGCTCCTGCACGTCTCGAACTACGCGGACGTGCAGTACTTCCTCGGCTCCGCGGATCTGACGAGTCCGGGCTTTCTCGTCGAGGAGCACGGTCTCCTCGACCACGGCGACTTCTACGCCCCACAGACGATGACCGACGCCGACGGTCGGCGGCTGCTGTGGGCGTGGCTGCCCGAGGCCCGCGGCGTCGAGGCGCAGTGGCACGCCGGCTGGTCCGGCGTCATGAGCCTCCCCCGCGTGGTCGACCTCGACGACGAGGGCCGGCTCCGACAGCGACCGGCAGCCGAGTTGGCGGCGCTCCGAACCGAGGGCGTCCCGGCGTCGGTCGACCTCGCGGCCGGCGAGCGGCGGGCGCTTCCGCTGTCGGGCAACGCGTACGAGCTCGACCTGACGGTCAGCAGGGAGGCCGACGCGACGTTCGAGCTCGTGCTGTTCGAGTCGCCGGCGCGCACCGAACGAACCGTCGTCCGGTGGGCCGGCGACGAGGTGGTGGTCGACCGGTCGGGGAGCAGTCACGGCCACGCCGCCGAGGAGGGCGACCAGCGCCTGCCGCTCGGCGGGACGGGGAAGGTCGCCGGCGGACGGGCGTCGGTCGCCGACGGCGGTCGAGCGGAACACGAGGCGACCGAGTCGGCGGACCGCGACCTGTCGCTCCGGGTGTTCGTCGACGGCTCGGTGCTCGAACTGTTCGCGAACGGGTCGCGCTGTCTGACCTCGCGCGTCTACCCAACGCGCGCCGACGCCGACGGCGTCTCCCTCCTCGCCCGTGACGGGGCGGTGACGGTCGACGGCGAGGCGTGGGAACTGGGCGGCGCGTTCTAG
- a CDS encoding ATP-binding protein produces the protein MTEAAGDFCRPEPTPEYRTLAEDDAVGRCVVRDGAFVYVNPCVADLVNVGRDELRGRDPLDVIAPADHDEVRGPLRGRAGDGAERAVRRVTLLGRDRDPLDVTLRFARIDYDGEPATLVVFVPPAKPVRSHTVSVLERATADLVRAASTAEVCAVAVETAAETLDPELVGVYTPDDAGSLTPEMIDETAADLSTTTITPATEAVWAAFRAGESRVVPAAEHDLWAALDLLVVPLGDHGLLVAAAEPDGTLEGSVEVVGLLATNAQAALDRVQREERLERLHETTRSLMNAETETEVADVAITTARDVLSHDICGVHLYDPDRDALVPAAASDRTREFLGDRGDLPAFERGESLTFEAFETGETRVYDRVNEARGVMDPTTRVRSELIVPLGDRGVFLAGSSLPAQFDETDVSLAKVLCANVEAALERAEREETLRRQEAELRERNSRLDEFASVVSHDLRNPLNVAQGRLELARDAPSRDAAAEHLDAVTESHDRMEELVADLLTLARQGRGAGDTEAVDVGALARTCWAGLGPGELVVDDEPTVEADRSRLRELLENLLQNSVEHGSTSPHSPAREDSVEHGSTSNRTAVQSGDTVEHGSSEGQRTVDADGTGPTVRIGALRAGGSDDVDRRGFFVEDDGPGIPEDERETVFEHGYSTDADGTGFGLAIVSAVADAHGWDVRLTEGREGGARFEFLL, from the coding sequence ATCACGGAGGCGGCGGGCGATTTTTGTCGCCCGGAGCCGACCCCTGAGTACAGAACGCTCGCCGAGGACGACGCCGTCGGCCGCTGTGTCGTCCGCGACGGGGCGTTCGTCTACGTGAACCCGTGCGTTGCCGACCTCGTGAACGTCGGCCGCGACGAGCTCCGCGGACGCGACCCGCTCGACGTGATCGCGCCCGCCGACCACGACGAGGTCCGCGGACCGCTCCGCGGACGGGCCGGCGACGGGGCCGAGAGAGCCGTTCGCCGGGTCACGCTCCTCGGGCGCGACCGCGACCCGCTCGACGTGACGCTCCGTTTCGCCCGGATCGACTACGATGGCGAGCCAGCGACCCTCGTCGTGTTCGTCCCGCCGGCCAAGCCGGTACGGTCACACACCGTCTCGGTGCTCGAACGGGCGACGGCCGATCTGGTCCGCGCGGCGAGCACCGCGGAGGTGTGTGCGGTCGCCGTCGAGACGGCCGCCGAGACGCTCGATCCCGAGCTGGTCGGCGTCTACACCCCCGACGACGCGGGATCGCTCACCCCGGAGATGATCGACGAGACCGCCGCGGACCTGTCGACGACCACGATCACGCCCGCCACCGAGGCGGTCTGGGCAGCGTTCCGGGCCGGAGAGAGCCGAGTCGTTCCCGCCGCGGAGCACGACCTCTGGGCGGCGCTCGACCTGCTCGTCGTCCCGCTCGGCGACCACGGACTGCTGGTCGCCGCGGCGGAGCCCGACGGGACGCTCGAGGGGAGCGTCGAGGTCGTCGGCCTGCTGGCGACGAACGCCCAGGCGGCGCTCGACCGGGTCCAGCGCGAGGAGCGTCTCGAGCGGCTCCACGAGACGACGCGGAGCCTCATGAACGCCGAGACCGAGACGGAGGTGGCCGATGTCGCGATCACGACCGCACGGGACGTCCTGAGCCACGACATCTGCGGCGTCCACCTGTACGACCCCGACCGGGACGCACTCGTCCCCGCCGCGGCGAGCGACCGGACGCGCGAGTTCCTCGGCGACCGGGGTGACCTCCCGGCGTTCGAGCGCGGCGAGAGCCTCACGTTCGAGGCGTTCGAGACCGGCGAGACCCGCGTGTACGACCGCGTGAACGAGGCGCGGGGCGTGATGGATCCGACGACGCGGGTCCGCAGCGAACTCATCGTCCCGCTCGGCGACCGCGGCGTCTTCCTCGCCGGCTCGTCCCTCCCCGCCCAGTTCGACGAGACGGACGTCTCGCTGGCGAAGGTGCTCTGTGCGAACGTCGAGGCCGCGCTCGAACGGGCCGAGCGAGAGGAGACGCTCCGCAGACAGGAGGCCGAACTCCGCGAGCGGAACAGCCGGCTCGACGAGTTCGCCTCCGTGGTCAGCCACGACCTCCGCAACCCGCTGAACGTCGCGCAGGGCCGGCTCGAACTCGCCCGCGACGCCCCGTCCCGCGACGCCGCCGCGGAGCACCTCGACGCCGTGACCGAGAGCCACGACCGCATGGAGGAACTCGTCGCGGACCTGCTCACCCTCGCCCGGCAGGGCCGCGGCGCGGGCGACACCGAGGCCGTTGACGTCGGCGCGCTCGCGCGGACGTGCTGGGCGGGACTCGGACCGGGCGAACTCGTCGTGGACGACGAACCGACCGTCGAAGCCGACCGGAGCCGACTGCGCGAACTCCTCGAGAACCTCCTGCAGAACAGCGTGGAGCACGGCTCCACGAGCCCTCACTCGCCGGCTCGTGAGGACAGCGTGGAGCACGGCTCCACGAGCAACCGGACTGCCGTGCAGTCCGGTGACACCGTCGAACACGGCTCGTCGGAGGGCCAGCGGACCGTCGACGCCGACGGCACCGGGCCGACGGTCCGCATCGGCGCGCTCCGGGCCGGCGGGAGCGACGACGTCGACCGCCGCGGGTTCTTCGTCGAGGACGACGGCCCCGGGATCCCCGAGGACGAGCGCGAGACGGTCTTCGAACACGGCTACTCGACCGACGCCGACGGCACCGGGTTCGGGCTCGCCATCGTCAGCGCGGTCGCCGACGCCCACGGCTGGGACGTTCGGCTGACGGAGGGACGCGAGGGCGGGGCGCGGTTCGAGTTCCTACTCTAG
- a CDS encoding aldo/keto reductase, protein MKHRELGDSGVEVSEVGFGAWVVGTDWWGDRTEEQAIDLVHHALDCGITYIDTGDVYGHGDSEKLIGRALDGRRDEVTLSTKIGYDFYNNPQAGHGELPKEITPEWIRTAVERSLDRLGTDHIEFLQLHNANVDEVTPDVVEALEELREEGTVDALGWALGPSIGWLAEGDRAVELDFDAVQTVFNVFEQTPGRHFVETIRATDADTSVVARVPHSSGLLNEQVTPDTELGKGDHRAHRPSEWYETGWEKLERLRFLERGGERTMAQASIQWLLSHDEVAAVTPTFRTKADVTAWADAPETPPLSDEEVRRVEELSQENFGVDRFDGMDSLRSSVGGADLEGVDKQAAGD, encoded by the coding sequence ATGAAGCACCGCGAACTCGGTGACTCCGGCGTCGAGGTCTCCGAAGTCGGCTTCGGCGCGTGGGTCGTCGGTACGGACTGGTGGGGCGACCGCACGGAGGAGCAGGCGATCGATCTGGTCCACCACGCCCTCGACTGCGGCATCACCTACATCGACACCGGCGACGTTTACGGCCACGGCGACTCCGAGAAACTCATCGGACGCGCGCTGGACGGCAGACGTGACGAGGTCACGCTGTCGACGAAGATCGGCTACGACTTCTACAACAACCCCCAGGCGGGCCACGGCGAACTCCCCAAGGAGATCACGCCCGAGTGGATCCGAACCGCAGTCGAGCGGTCGCTCGACCGGCTGGGGACGGACCACATCGAGTTCCTCCAGTTGCACAACGCGAACGTCGACGAGGTGACGCCCGACGTCGTCGAAGCCTTAGAAGAACTCCGCGAGGAGGGGACAGTCGACGCCCTGGGCTGGGCGCTCGGCCCTTCGATCGGCTGGCTCGCCGAGGGCGACCGGGCGGTCGAACTCGACTTCGACGCGGTCCAGACCGTCTTCAACGTCTTCGAGCAGACCCCCGGCCGGCACTTCGTCGAGACGATCCGCGCGACCGATGCCGACACCTCGGTCGTCGCGCGCGTCCCGCACTCCTCGGGCCTCCTGAACGAGCAGGTGACGCCCGACACCGAGTTAGGAAAGGGCGACCACCGGGCACACCGCCCCTCCGAGTGGTACGAGACGGGCTGGGAGAAGCTCGAACGCCTCCGGTTCCTCGAACGAGGGGGTGAGCGGACGATGGCGCAGGCGTCGATCCAGTGGCTCCTCTCACACGACGAGGTCGCCGCGGTGACCCCGACGTTCCGGACGAAAGCGGACGTGACCGCGTGGGCCGACGCGCCCGAGACGCCGCCGCTCTCCGACGAGGAGGTCCGCCGGGTGGAGGAACTGTCCCAGGAGAACTTCGGCGTCGACCGCTTCGACGGGATGGACTCGCTCCGCTCGTCCGTGGGCGGAGCCGACCTCGAGGGCGTCGACAAGCAGGCGGCGGGTGACTGA